The Benincasa hispida cultivar B227 chromosome 9, ASM972705v1, whole genome shotgun sequence genome has a segment encoding these proteins:
- the LOC120085460 gene encoding AP2-like ethylene-responsive transcription factor ANT isoform X3, translating into MDMETSSEPQQHSHYQHQSQAISAVAVSNTMSNSFLASHHYNGDFLSPLSVMPLKSDGSLCIMESISTSQSEEILPDISPKLEDFLGGVTHGKEATALSLDSIYYNQNAETDSERQHSLNLFKQQEQQHILFHSQLYYSGTFHYPAEDPNKKSHIACSCSEIRQDMEQRINGCCFVGMNSQDLQPLRLSMSPGSQSSCVTAPSQISQPGPATMETKKRGLASQKQPVYRKSIDTFGQRTSQYRGVTRHRWTGRYEAHLWDNSCKKEGQTRKGRQVYLGGYDMEEKAARAYDLAALKYWGPSTHLNFPLKNYQLEIEEMKNMNRQEYVAHLRRKSSGFSRGASIYRGVTRHHQHGRWQARIGRVAGNKDLYLGTFGTQEEAAEAYDIAAIKFRGANAVTNFDTSRYDVERIITSSSLLSGEFARRNKEQKPTNTIEHKEPKQNIAQTEDPSEISNNLDWRTVFHNNLLLDPSETVEAIDQKSMTSSGYMNHVVGVVETESCNQEMVNDSRKYKAHFPNASSVVSSLSSSRETSPDKSNASSSVLFAKAPFGSNGSNWLPSPPQMRPALISLPVWNDA; encoded by the exons ATGGACATGGAAACTAGTTCTGAGCCTCAACAACATTCTCACTACCAGCACCAAAGCCAGGCAATTTCAGCAGTAGCTGTCTCTAATACCATGTCAAATAGCTTCTTAGCTTCTCACCATTACAATGGAGATTTTCTTTCTCCTTTGTCTGTAATGCCACTCAAGTCAGATGGGTCTCTTTGTATCATGGAATCAATCAGCACATCACAATCTGAAG AAATATTGCCAGATATCTCACCAAAACTGGAGGATTTTCTTGGTGGTGTAACTCATGGAAAAGAGGCCACAGCACTAAGCTTAGACAGCATATATTACAATCAAAATGCCGAGACTGATTCAGAGAGACAACATTCTTTGAATCTTTTTAAGCAACAAGAACAACAACATATTCTTTTTCATTCTCAGCTATATTATTCTGGAACGTTCCATTATCCTGCTGAGGATCCCAACAAGAAGTCTCACATTGCATGCTCTTGTTCTGAAATTCGACAAGATATGGAGCAGCGGATCAATGGCTGCTGCTTTGTAGGGATGAATTCCCAAGACTTGCAGCCACTTAGATTGTCCATGAGTCCTGGTTCTCAGTCTAGTTGTGTTACTGCTCCAAGCCAAATTTCTCAACCTGGACCAGCCACCATGGAAACAAAGAAAAGGGGTCTGGCCAGTCAAAAGCAGCCGGTCTATCGGAAGTCGATCGACACGTTCGGACAAAGAACTTCACAGTACAGAGGTGTTACGAG GCATAGATGGACTGGTAGATATGAGGCTCATTTGTGGGATAATAGTTGTAAGAAAGAAGGTCAAACCAGGAAAGGAAGACAAG TTTATCTCG GTGGCTATGATATGGAGGAGAAAGCAGCAAGAGCTTATGATCTTGCAGCTCTCAAGTACTGGGGACCCTCCACACATTTAAACTTCCCG TTAAAGAACTATCAACTTGAAATTGAGGAAATGAAGAACATGAACCGCCAAGAATATGTCGCGCACCTGAGAAG GAAAAGCAGTGGATTCTCCAGGGGAGCTTCCATATACAGAGGAGTAACTAG ACATCATCAGCATGGGAGATGGCAAGCTCGGATCGGGAGAGTTGCTGGGAATAAAGACCTCTATCTTGGAACATTTG GCACACAAGAGGAAGCTGCAGAAGCATATGACATAGCAGCTATCAAGTTCCGCGGTGCAAACGCCGTTACAAACTTTGACACGTCAAGGTACGATGTAGAAAGGATCATAACAAGCAGTAGCCTCCTTTCGGGAGAGTTTGCGAGAcgaaacaaagaacaaaaaccAACCAACACCATCGAACATAAAGAACCAAAACAGAACATCGCTCAAACTGAAGACCCCTCAGAGATATCAAACAACTTAGATTGGAGGACGGTATTCCACAACAACCTGCTGCTTGATCCAAGCGAAACTGTCGAAGCCATAGACCAAAAGTCCATGACATCAAGCGGATACATGAATCATGTAGTAGGAGTGGTCGAAACCGAAAGTTGTAATCAGGAAATGGTGAATGATTCAAGAAAGTACAAGGCTCACTTCCCCAATGCTTCCTCTGTAGTGAGCAGCCTGAGCAGCTCAAGGGAAACGAGTCCTGATAAATCAAATGCTTCATCCTCGGTGTTATTTGCAAAAGCCCCATTTGGAAGCAATGGAAGTAATTGGCTTCCATCACCACCCCAAATGAGGCCTGCTCTTATTTCTTTGCCTGTTTGGAATGATGCATGA
- the LOC120085460 gene encoding AP2-like ethylene-responsive transcription factor ANT isoform X1 has protein sequence MHRGKNTRNFYISRQLELVREMDMETSSEPQQHSHYQHQSQAISAVAVSNTMSNSFLASHHYNGDFLSPLSVMPLKSDGSLCIMESISTSQSEEILPDISPKLEDFLGGVTHGKEATALSLDSIYYNQNAETDSERQHSLNLFKQQEQQHILFHSQLYYSGTFHYPAEDPNKKSHIACSCSEIRQDMEQRINGCCFVGMNSQDLQPLRLSMSPGSQSSCVTAPSQISQPGPATMETKKRGLASQKQPVYRKSIDTFGQRTSQYRGVTRHRWTGRYEAHLWDNSCKKEGQTRKGRQVYLGGYDMEEKAARAYDLAALKYWGPSTHLNFPLKNYQLEIEEMKNMNRQEYVAHLRRKSSGFSRGASIYRGVTRHHQHGRWQARIGRVAGNKDLYLGTFGTQEEAAEAYDIAAIKFRGANAVTNFDTSRYDVERIITSSSLLSGEFARRNKEQKPTNTIEHKEPKQNIAQTEDPSEISNNLDWRTVFHNNLLLDPSETVEAIDQKSMTSSGYMNHVVGVVETESCNQEMVNDSRKYKAHFPNASSVVSSLSSSRETSPDKSNASSSVLFAKAPFGSNGSNWLPSPPQMRPALISLPVWNDA, from the exons ATGCATAGGGG CAAAAACACAAGAAACTTTTACATAAGTAGACAACTAGAGTTAGTAAGAGAAATGGACATGGAAACTAGTTCTGAGCCTCAACAACATTCTCACTACCAGCACCAAAGCCAGGCAATTTCAGCAGTAGCTGTCTCTAATACCATGTCAAATAGCTTCTTAGCTTCTCACCATTACAATGGAGATTTTCTTTCTCCTTTGTCTGTAATGCCACTCAAGTCAGATGGGTCTCTTTGTATCATGGAATCAATCAGCACATCACAATCTGAAG AAATATTGCCAGATATCTCACCAAAACTGGAGGATTTTCTTGGTGGTGTAACTCATGGAAAAGAGGCCACAGCACTAAGCTTAGACAGCATATATTACAATCAAAATGCCGAGACTGATTCAGAGAGACAACATTCTTTGAATCTTTTTAAGCAACAAGAACAACAACATATTCTTTTTCATTCTCAGCTATATTATTCTGGAACGTTCCATTATCCTGCTGAGGATCCCAACAAGAAGTCTCACATTGCATGCTCTTGTTCTGAAATTCGACAAGATATGGAGCAGCGGATCAATGGCTGCTGCTTTGTAGGGATGAATTCCCAAGACTTGCAGCCACTTAGATTGTCCATGAGTCCTGGTTCTCAGTCTAGTTGTGTTACTGCTCCAAGCCAAATTTCTCAACCTGGACCAGCCACCATGGAAACAAAGAAAAGGGGTCTGGCCAGTCAAAAGCAGCCGGTCTATCGGAAGTCGATCGACACGTTCGGACAAAGAACTTCACAGTACAGAGGTGTTACGAG GCATAGATGGACTGGTAGATATGAGGCTCATTTGTGGGATAATAGTTGTAAGAAAGAAGGTCAAACCAGGAAAGGAAGACAAG TTTATCTCG GTGGCTATGATATGGAGGAGAAAGCAGCAAGAGCTTATGATCTTGCAGCTCTCAAGTACTGGGGACCCTCCACACATTTAAACTTCCCG TTAAAGAACTATCAACTTGAAATTGAGGAAATGAAGAACATGAACCGCCAAGAATATGTCGCGCACCTGAGAAG GAAAAGCAGTGGATTCTCCAGGGGAGCTTCCATATACAGAGGAGTAACTAG ACATCATCAGCATGGGAGATGGCAAGCTCGGATCGGGAGAGTTGCTGGGAATAAAGACCTCTATCTTGGAACATTTG GCACACAAGAGGAAGCTGCAGAAGCATATGACATAGCAGCTATCAAGTTCCGCGGTGCAAACGCCGTTACAAACTTTGACACGTCAAGGTACGATGTAGAAAGGATCATAACAAGCAGTAGCCTCCTTTCGGGAGAGTTTGCGAGAcgaaacaaagaacaaaaaccAACCAACACCATCGAACATAAAGAACCAAAACAGAACATCGCTCAAACTGAAGACCCCTCAGAGATATCAAACAACTTAGATTGGAGGACGGTATTCCACAACAACCTGCTGCTTGATCCAAGCGAAACTGTCGAAGCCATAGACCAAAAGTCCATGACATCAAGCGGATACATGAATCATGTAGTAGGAGTGGTCGAAACCGAAAGTTGTAATCAGGAAATGGTGAATGATTCAAGAAAGTACAAGGCTCACTTCCCCAATGCTTCCTCTGTAGTGAGCAGCCTGAGCAGCTCAAGGGAAACGAGTCCTGATAAATCAAATGCTTCATCCTCGGTGTTATTTGCAAAAGCCCCATTTGGAAGCAATGGAAGTAATTGGCTTCCATCACCACCCCAAATGAGGCCTGCTCTTATTTCTTTGCCTGTTTGGAATGATGCATGA
- the LOC120086333 gene encoding RNA-binding protein 1-like, with product MIMSTTRMENNNDQCRGRKIFVGGLSAELTEDEFKNYFEKFGKITDVVVMHDSVTNRPRGFGFITFESVESVDSVLQSNFHELNGRRVEVKRAIPKKGNYNGGHIPNARTQGGKSPLPNSNRNVPFPYPYYGSSYPVYPGFTPFPHYGGPGVDLYGSHLYGNWFPPSFGNMASEGTWYGPNFFGVGIFPPPYRNSLIPPIYSSKGLSDTGTGNGMVDTRRNGEIKQNTTGKRIMSADAVPFQIKDRT from the coding sequence ATGATTATGAGTACTACTAGGATGGAAAATAACAACGATCAGTGTAGGGGCAGAAAGATTTTTGTTGGGGGCTTATCAGCCGAATTGACTGAGGATGAGTTCAAAAATTACTTTGAAAAGTTTGGTAAGATAACTGATGTCGTTGTGATGCATGATAGTGTAACCAACCGCCCTAGAGGATTTGGATTCATCACATTTGAATCTGTAGAATCTGTTGACTCTGTTCTGCAGAGTAACTTTCATGAGCTGAATGGTAGACGTGTGGAGGTGAAGAGAGCTATCCCGAAAAAGGGAAACTACAATGGTGGTCATATTCCCAATGCTAGAACACAGGGAGGAAAAAGCCCTCTTCCTAATAGTAATAGGAATGTTCCTTTCCCTTACCCTTATTATGGTTCTAGTTATCCAGTTTATCCTGGTTTTACACCTTTTCCACATTATGGAGGACCAGGAGTTGATTTGTATGGCTCTCACTTGTATGGGAATTGGTTTCCCCCTAGCTTTGGTAACATGGCTTCGGAGGGCACGTGGTATGGACCTAATTTTTTTGGTGTTGGGATTTTTCCTCCACCTTATAGAAATTCTCTAATTCCTCCAATATACTCAAGCAAGGGGCTCTCAGATACAGGGACTGGAAATGGAATGGTTGATACAAGAAGAAATGGGGAGATAAAGCAGAACACTACTGGAAAACGAATTATGTCAGCTGATGCGGTGCCATTTCAGATCAAAGACAGAACTTGA
- the LOC120085460 gene encoding AP2-like ethylene-responsive transcription factor ANT isoform X2, which translates to MHRGKNTRNFYISRQLELVREMDMETSSEPQQHSHYQHQSQAISAVAVSNTMSNSFLASHHYNGDFLSPLSVMPLKSDGSLCIMESISTSQSEDISPKLEDFLGGVTHGKEATALSLDSIYYNQNAETDSERQHSLNLFKQQEQQHILFHSQLYYSGTFHYPAEDPNKKSHIACSCSEIRQDMEQRINGCCFVGMNSQDLQPLRLSMSPGSQSSCVTAPSQISQPGPATMETKKRGLASQKQPVYRKSIDTFGQRTSQYRGVTRHRWTGRYEAHLWDNSCKKEGQTRKGRQVYLGGYDMEEKAARAYDLAALKYWGPSTHLNFPLKNYQLEIEEMKNMNRQEYVAHLRRKSSGFSRGASIYRGVTRHHQHGRWQARIGRVAGNKDLYLGTFGTQEEAAEAYDIAAIKFRGANAVTNFDTSRYDVERIITSSSLLSGEFARRNKEQKPTNTIEHKEPKQNIAQTEDPSEISNNLDWRTVFHNNLLLDPSETVEAIDQKSMTSSGYMNHVVGVVETESCNQEMVNDSRKYKAHFPNASSVVSSLSSSRETSPDKSNASSSVLFAKAPFGSNGSNWLPSPPQMRPALISLPVWNDA; encoded by the exons ATGCATAGGGG CAAAAACACAAGAAACTTTTACATAAGTAGACAACTAGAGTTAGTAAGAGAAATGGACATGGAAACTAGTTCTGAGCCTCAACAACATTCTCACTACCAGCACCAAAGCCAGGCAATTTCAGCAGTAGCTGTCTCTAATACCATGTCAAATAGCTTCTTAGCTTCTCACCATTACAATGGAGATTTTCTTTCTCCTTTGTCTGTAATGCCACTCAAGTCAGATGGGTCTCTTTGTATCATGGAATCAATCAGCACATCACAATCTGAAG ATATCTCACCAAAACTGGAGGATTTTCTTGGTGGTGTAACTCATGGAAAAGAGGCCACAGCACTAAGCTTAGACAGCATATATTACAATCAAAATGCCGAGACTGATTCAGAGAGACAACATTCTTTGAATCTTTTTAAGCAACAAGAACAACAACATATTCTTTTTCATTCTCAGCTATATTATTCTGGAACGTTCCATTATCCTGCTGAGGATCCCAACAAGAAGTCTCACATTGCATGCTCTTGTTCTGAAATTCGACAAGATATGGAGCAGCGGATCAATGGCTGCTGCTTTGTAGGGATGAATTCCCAAGACTTGCAGCCACTTAGATTGTCCATGAGTCCTGGTTCTCAGTCTAGTTGTGTTACTGCTCCAAGCCAAATTTCTCAACCTGGACCAGCCACCATGGAAACAAAGAAAAGGGGTCTGGCCAGTCAAAAGCAGCCGGTCTATCGGAAGTCGATCGACACGTTCGGACAAAGAACTTCACAGTACAGAGGTGTTACGAG GCATAGATGGACTGGTAGATATGAGGCTCATTTGTGGGATAATAGTTGTAAGAAAGAAGGTCAAACCAGGAAAGGAAGACAAG TTTATCTCG GTGGCTATGATATGGAGGAGAAAGCAGCAAGAGCTTATGATCTTGCAGCTCTCAAGTACTGGGGACCCTCCACACATTTAAACTTCCCG TTAAAGAACTATCAACTTGAAATTGAGGAAATGAAGAACATGAACCGCCAAGAATATGTCGCGCACCTGAGAAG GAAAAGCAGTGGATTCTCCAGGGGAGCTTCCATATACAGAGGAGTAACTAG ACATCATCAGCATGGGAGATGGCAAGCTCGGATCGGGAGAGTTGCTGGGAATAAAGACCTCTATCTTGGAACATTTG GCACACAAGAGGAAGCTGCAGAAGCATATGACATAGCAGCTATCAAGTTCCGCGGTGCAAACGCCGTTACAAACTTTGACACGTCAAGGTACGATGTAGAAAGGATCATAACAAGCAGTAGCCTCCTTTCGGGAGAGTTTGCGAGAcgaaacaaagaacaaaaaccAACCAACACCATCGAACATAAAGAACCAAAACAGAACATCGCTCAAACTGAAGACCCCTCAGAGATATCAAACAACTTAGATTGGAGGACGGTATTCCACAACAACCTGCTGCTTGATCCAAGCGAAACTGTCGAAGCCATAGACCAAAAGTCCATGACATCAAGCGGATACATGAATCATGTAGTAGGAGTGGTCGAAACCGAAAGTTGTAATCAGGAAATGGTGAATGATTCAAGAAAGTACAAGGCTCACTTCCCCAATGCTTCCTCTGTAGTGAGCAGCCTGAGCAGCTCAAGGGAAACGAGTCCTGATAAATCAAATGCTTCATCCTCGGTGTTATTTGCAAAAGCCCCATTTGGAAGCAATGGAAGTAATTGGCTTCCATCACCACCCCAAATGAGGCCTGCTCTTATTTCTTTGCCTGTTTGGAATGATGCATGA